From the genome of Streptomyces sp. NBC_01341, one region includes:
- a CDS encoding M55 family metallopeptidase, whose product MKILVSADMEGATGVTWPADVLPGTPQWERCRSMFTSDVNAAALGFFDGGADEVLVNEAHWTMRNLLLEQLDERVRMITGRHKSLSMVEGIQHGDVDAVAFVGYHTGAGAEGVLAHTYLANSITGVWLDGVRASEGLLNAHVAAEYGVPVVLVTGDDLTCEDAGLYAPDARKVAVKDHVSRYAAVCRTPARTAADIRAAAAGATSIAVRHAPVTGGPRTVELEFDAAHLAAAATVVPGVAPSGERRVAYTSGTMYEGIRTFKAVTTIVSAAVEEQYG is encoded by the coding sequence GTGAAGATCCTCGTCAGCGCCGACATGGAGGGCGCCACCGGAGTGACCTGGCCGGCCGATGTGCTGCCCGGGACACCGCAGTGGGAGCGGTGCCGGTCGATGTTCACCTCCGACGTGAACGCGGCGGCTCTCGGCTTCTTCGACGGCGGCGCCGACGAGGTGCTCGTCAACGAGGCGCACTGGACCATGCGCAACCTGCTCCTGGAACAGCTCGACGAGCGCGTCCGGATGATCACCGGCAGACACAAGTCCCTCTCGATGGTCGAGGGCATCCAGCACGGGGACGTCGACGCGGTCGCCTTCGTCGGCTACCACACGGGCGCCGGCGCGGAGGGCGTGCTCGCCCACACCTACCTGGCCAACTCCATCACCGGGGTCTGGCTGGACGGCGTCCGCGCGAGCGAGGGACTGCTCAACGCGCATGTCGCCGCCGAGTACGGCGTACCGGTCGTCCTGGTCACCGGGGACGACCTGACCTGCGAGGACGCCGGCCTCTACGCCCCGGACGCCCGCAAGGTCGCGGTGAAGGACCACGTCTCGCGGTACGCGGCCGTGTGCCGCACCCCGGCCCGCACCGCCGCCGACATCCGTGCGGCGGCAGCAGGCGCAACCTCGATCGCGGTCCGCCACGCCCCGGTGACGGGCGGTCCCCGCACGGTGGAGCTGGAGTTCGACGCCGCACATCTGGCGGCGGCCGCGACCGTGGTCCCCGGCGTGGCGCCGAGCGGCGAGCGGCGCGTCGCCTATACCAGCGGGACGATGTACGAAGGAATTCGCACGTTCAAGGCGGTGACGACGATCGTGTCGGCCGCCGTGGAGGAACAGTATGGCTGA
- a CDS encoding aldo/keto reductase, which yields MYLPSADRYSSMPYRRTGRSGLLLPALSLGLWHNFGGDRTPESQAAILRRAFDLGITHFDLANNYGPPPGSAEIAMGRALKTDFAGLRDEIVVSTKAGYHMWEGPYGEWGSRKNLRASLDQSLTRLGLDYVDIYYSHRFDPDTPLEETMGALDTAVRQGKALYAGVSNYSAEQTREAARILGELGTPLLIHQPRYSMLDRWVEDGLLDALDELGTGSIAYSPLEQGILSDRYLRGIPEGSRAAGTSPFLSAEAVTPDLVARLGELNEVARERGQSLAQMALAWVLRGGRVTSAVVGASSVAQLENSVEALRDLEFGDDELARIEQLLKSTSRP from the coding sequence ATGTACCTTCCGTCCGCCGACCGCTACTCCTCCATGCCCTACCGGCGCACCGGGCGCAGCGGCCTGCTGCTGCCGGCGCTCTCGCTCGGCCTCTGGCACAACTTCGGAGGCGACCGCACGCCCGAGAGCCAGGCCGCGATCCTGCGCAGGGCCTTCGACCTGGGCATCACCCACTTCGACCTCGCGAACAACTACGGCCCCCCGCCCGGTTCGGCCGAGATCGCCATGGGCCGCGCCCTGAAGACGGACTTCGCGGGCCTGCGGGACGAGATCGTCGTCTCGACCAAGGCGGGCTACCACATGTGGGAGGGGCCGTACGGGGAGTGGGGCTCCCGCAAGAACCTGCGCGCCTCGCTCGACCAGAGCCTCACCCGGCTCGGCCTCGACTACGTCGACATCTACTACTCGCACCGCTTCGACCCCGACACGCCGCTCGAGGAGACGATGGGTGCCCTCGACACCGCGGTCCGCCAGGGCAAGGCGCTGTACGCCGGCGTCTCCAACTACTCGGCCGAGCAGACCCGCGAGGCCGCCCGCATCCTCGGCGAGCTCGGCACCCCTCTCCTGATCCACCAGCCGCGCTACTCGATGCTGGACCGCTGGGTGGAGGACGGGCTGCTGGACGCCCTGGACGAGCTGGGAACCGGTTCCATCGCCTACTCGCCGCTGGAGCAGGGCATCCTGTCCGACCGCTACCTGCGCGGCATCCCCGAGGGTTCGCGCGCGGCGGGCACCAGCCCCTTCCTCTCGGCCGAGGCCGTCACCCCGGACCTGGTCGCCCGGCTCGGCGAGCTGAACGAGGTGGCGCGTGAGCGCGGCCAGTCCCTGGCCCAGATGGCACTGGCCTGGGTGCTGCGCGGCGGCCGGGTCACCTCCGCCGTCGTCGGCGCCAGCAGCGTCGCCCAGCTGGAGAACAGCGTCGAGGCCCTCCGCGACCTGGAGTTCGGCGACGACGAGCTCGCCCGTATCGAGCAGCTCCTCAAGAGCACCTCCCGCCCGTGA
- a CDS encoding LysR family transcriptional regulator has product MELRQLEHFVAVAEEQHFTRAAERLAVSQSGLSASVRALEQELRAPLFSRTTRSVRLTEAGQALLVEAERTLAGARAARDAVDAVRGLLRGTLTLGVEQCVAGVSPARLLAAFRREHPHMEIRLRQEGTSSLLEGVAGGRLDLAFAATVSPPEWRGDLVPLAREPMIVLCAPGHRLAAKGTPPVAWSALDGESFIDFHPDWGPRRAADEAFAAAGVRRTVALEVSDVHSLLELVHQGLGIAVVPHHFSRKPEARGLVTVEVDGTQPAVYRSVVVLPPAGTMSPGARALMALVREAPVR; this is encoded by the coding sequence ATGGAACTGCGTCAGCTGGAGCACTTCGTCGCCGTGGCGGAGGAGCAGCACTTCACCCGCGCGGCCGAGCGACTGGCCGTCTCCCAGTCCGGACTGTCCGCGTCAGTACGGGCCCTGGAGCAGGAACTGAGGGCGCCCCTGTTCAGCCGTACGACGCGCTCGGTCCGGCTGACCGAGGCCGGGCAGGCACTCCTCGTCGAGGCGGAGCGCACACTGGCGGGCGCGCGGGCCGCGCGGGACGCCGTCGACGCCGTACGGGGGCTGCTGCGCGGCACGCTCACGCTCGGGGTGGAGCAGTGCGTGGCCGGGGTGAGCCCCGCACGGCTGCTGGCGGCCTTCCGCCGGGAGCACCCGCACATGGAGATCCGGCTCCGGCAGGAGGGCACGTCGAGCCTGCTGGAGGGGGTCGCGGGCGGCAGGCTGGACCTGGCGTTCGCCGCGACGGTCAGCCCGCCGGAGTGGCGGGGCGATCTCGTGCCGCTGGCGCGGGAGCCGATGATCGTCCTGTGCGCCCCCGGGCACCGGCTGGCCGCGAAGGGGACGCCGCCGGTCGCCTGGAGCGCCCTGGACGGCGAGTCGTTCATCGACTTCCACCCGGACTGGGGGCCGAGGCGGGCAGCGGACGAGGCCTTCGCCGCCGCGGGGGTGCGCCGCACGGTGGCGCTGGAGGTCAGCGATGTGCACAGCCTGCTGGAGCTGGTGCACCAGGGCCTGGGGATCGCCGTCGTGCCGCACCACTTCTCCCGTAAGCCGGAGGCGCGGGGCCTGGTCACGGTGGAGGTCGACGGCACGCAGCCGGCGGTGTACCGCAGCGTGGTGG